Genomic DNA from Oryza sativa Japonica Group chromosome 5, ASM3414082v1:
taaaaaaagaaaaagagaagagaagaaaagaaaagttggCTATGATTATGAAATGAGCCTCGCTGCCTTTGCTGTTCCAGGCCCACGTCCAGCTCACCACCTCACCTTGATCGCTCACTCACACTCgctcacacacacactctcccTCGCCACCAACCACACTATAAGTCTATTAAACACGCACTGCTCCCAGCTCTCAgatcgccgcctccaccaccgttCGTCCGATTCCTCGCCAccacacccacccacccaccaatGGCGtcctcccgcctcctcctcctcgccgcgctgctcgccacggcggcggtgctggcggCGTCGCAGAAGCCGAAGGCCGCCACGCCGACGAAGGCCACGCCGGCGTCGCCcggccccgcggcggcggcggccgacggcccCGCGCCGACGAACGTGACGGCAGTGCTGGAGAAGTCCGGCAAGTACACCAccttcctccggctcctccacgAGAGCCGGGTGGACACCCAGATCAACAGCCAGCTGATGGACAGCTACAACGGGCTGACCATGTTCGCGCCCACGGACGCCGCGTTCGCGGCGCTCAAGCCGGGCACGCTCAACTCGCTGTCGTCGCAGGACCAGATCCAGCTGATGCTCTACTGCGTGCTCCCGCGGTTCTACAGCCTCGCCATGCTCACCACCCTCGGCGGCCCCGTGAACACGCAGGCGTCCGGCGCCGACGGCCCGTACAAGTACAAGATCAAGCCGTCGAACAACAACGTCAACATCTCCACCGGCGTCAACTGGGCGCTGCTCTCCACCGTCGTCAGCAAGGACTTCCCCCTCGCCGTCTACTCCGTCGACAAGGTGCCGCTCCCCTACGAGCTGTTCGGCCCCAAGCCGCCCacgcccgcgccggcgccggcgcccgcgccgTCCAAGTCCAAGACCAAGAAGCACAAGAAGTCCGCCGGGATCGCCGAGCcgcccgtcgccgacgacgcctCCGCCGACGACACCACCAAGaaggccgccgcgcccgccaccgccgtctccaggtgggtcgtcgccgccgccggtgtctTGGCCGGCGCCATTCTCGCCGCCCTCTAAGCtaaggagacgacgacgacgacgaacaaaTGCATCGCCCATGCATGCCGTATGCACGATGACTGAACTGGAGTGGTGAACCGAATCCGAATCCGAATTGATCGAGATCGATTGAACCGTGTACCGATATTGTTGTGCTGCTCTGTATGTCCATCGGCTTTATTctttctcttattttttttgggGTTATAAAATTTCTTGTTGATTTGTATTTGTAATTTATGTGATATACTTACTAgagtgtactttttttttcccattggaTTCTACCGCATGAATCATTTCAAAATTTTCGATCTGGATCTGGGGCATGTGTCACGGCTCACAATAACGACATCCACTGATGCTTAGAAAAAGTACGAGTAGGTGTGGGTGGCCGCTGCCGCTACTGCTGCCAGATCCAAAACACGAGAGAGGTTGGTAGTGGCAGCAGCCTGAGCAGCACGTCGATCGGTGCAATGCACAGTAGTAGATGACACAGTAGATCTCAGCAATTGTTGCATGCATTCCAGCGATGTTTCGCTGTCCGTCTCGTGGCGAAGAAGATCTACTGGGTGCAATGCAAACGCAAGCGATCGTTTTCGCTGCCAGAAGCGACACCGCACCAAACGACGATCGATACTGCCTAGTAGTACTACACTGTGTTTGCACAATCACCACCCATCTCTTTGTACTTGCAAAAaccaaagagaaaaaagaaccaaaacactCCAATTCCATAGAAAATAAACTTAATATgaaatgtgacacattctatcATATTGTTACGAATTTGGATAGAAATCCGTTCAGTACATTGAAAACATATACTCAGATTTTTGGCATACCCATATATTGGAGATGAACATCTGGGAATGGAATCTGTCACAGAAGTAATTGATCAAGCTGATTTTTCGTGTACGCAGTGGAGGAGCTGAGCAGAGCGGCGTATAAAGTATTTTCAGGTACTATACAGCGGATGGGAGGAACAGAGCATCTGATCCGGCTTTGCCTCACATGGAACCTACCTACCTACTACTACCAGCTCTGGATCCGGGCTTGAGCTTCCGGTTCTTGTTTGTGCCGTGCCGGTGATAAAGTAATCGGTGGTGGCTACCTCGGTCTTGCCCATACATGTGATCCTAGTAATGAACCAAATTAATTTTCTACGGATCTCTCTCTGGGCAGGTTAACGTTGTGCGCTTTTGAGAGTAGTTTGGTTCGGTATCCGTTGGATTTTACGTTCGTAGAAGAATTTAAGTGCATTTGAAATTGAGCATGCTCTCGTGTAGCCATTCCTGTGGATAAATTAAGTGGTGGAGGTTATATGCTTATCAATTTATGCCCCCggaaaataataatacaatttTCGTTCAGCTTAGTCTATGTACGTACAAGTTAATACGTTGGACATCTTAGGACAGAATTTACATCCTACTCTCAAACtgcattttctttttgttcCAGCTGAATGGGCACCAAATGTtagaatatactccctcctacactaaatatttgacaccattaatttttttaaacatgtttaaccgttcgtcttattcaaaaacttttataaaatatgtaaaactatatgtatatataaaagtatatttaacaataaatcaaatgatagaaaaagaattaataattacttaatttttttaataagacgaacggtcaatcatttttaaaaaagtcaacggtgtcaaacattttgggatggagggagtatgtctaaTATACTAGTTTTATTTGGTTATACTTGCACTCTTAGAGACtaggtactactccctccgtattttaatgtatgactccgttgactttttaaccaatgtttgaccatttgttttatttaaaaaatttatgttattatcatttattttactgtGACTTGATtaatcatcaaatgttctttaagcatgatataaatatttttatatttacacaaaaaatttgaataagacgaatggtcaaacgttgattaaaaagtcaacgacatcatacattaaaatacggagggagtactatattgaTTGGGAATGAGTGTCTTTAATCAGAGCTCCGAAAATGTAGGTTTCAGCTGAATTTtgttaagagcaagtttaatagtatagcc
This window encodes:
- the LOC4339617 gene encoding fasciclin-like arabinogalactan protein 13, producing MASSRLLLLAALLATAAVLAASQKPKAATPTKATPASPGPAAAAADGPAPTNVTAVLEKSGKYTTFLRLLHESRVDTQINSQLMDSYNGLTMFAPTDAAFAALKPGTLNSLSSQDQIQLMLYCVLPRFYSLAMLTTLGGPVNTQASGADGPYKYKIKPSNNNVNISTGVNWALLSTVVSKDFPLAVYSVDKVPLPYELFGPKPPTPAPAPAPAPSKSKTKKHKKSAGIAEPPVADDASADDTTKKAAAPATAVSRWVVAAAGVLAGAILAAL